The following is a genomic window from Sphingobacterium spiritivorum.
TCTACCGGAGAAATCAGCAGTCCGTCTACACCGCGTTGCATTAGTGTCTCTATGCATGATCTTTCAATTTCCGGATTTTCCCGGCTCTGCATAAAGATAACCTCAAATCCTACTTTAAGCGCATGCTGCTGTATGCCCTCGATGATCTGAGAACAAAAGGGATTGTTGATAGACGTCAGTATCACCCCAATAGTGTTGGATTTACCGGTCTTCAGATTTTGTGCCAGAAGGTTTGGTTTATAGTGATGGGCTTCCGCGTATTCTAAAACTCTTTTTTTTGTTTTCTCTCCAATTTCATGACTGTCATTCAAAGCCTTGGAAACAGTAGAAATGGAAACATTCAGCGCTTTGGCAATCTCTTTAATAGTAATGCTTGACATGTTTTAAGTTTCAAAGGTGAGTAATAAAGTTAAGCTGAAAATCTGACAAAAGCTAAAAAGAAAAGGGAATATCGGTGTTGTATTCCCTTTTTTGTTACTTTATCTGAGATCGACAATTTCCATTCCCGGATATTTCGATTTATTAAAGGTAAATGTACTCGTTGCTATTGATGCATTACCGTTTAATGATTTTATAGTGTATGTATACCGGGAACCCGACTTGTCAAAAATGGTAGCATCATAAATTAATTTCGATGCTTTATTAATACGCAGCTTTATCTTGAAATAATTCTTCTTCGTATCAATAGGAGAGAGCTCGATTACATTTAAGGTTGTTGCACCCACTTTCTCATCATCAGCACTCACATACTTAAATCCCGTTTTGTAGAATGAAAAGATATTACTCGGATTGATATTGTCATTAGACTGGTCCGCATCATTTATCTGTACTTCGTCTTCTTCTTTTAGAATGGTCCATGTACTTTTTCCGTCACTGATAAGGTCCTGAGATTTCATCTCGATCAGATACTTATTCGCTTTCTTATCCAGATATAGCGTTCCCGCATCTGTATACGTTCCTCCGTTTGCTTGTTTGGCAGAGAAAGAGAACGATGCTTTAATCGTTTTGTAACCGTCGTATTTTGCAGATACCTGATTCAGTAGCTTTTTTGCAAAGGCTTCCTGTTGTGCTGAAACCGGATTACTTATGAATAGCATAAACGCAGCTACCACAAATGACCATAATGTTGTTTTCATCTTTAATTGTCTTTTCTTAATGTTTCCAAATACTGTTCTAACGAGTATTCATCCGGATACAGCACCTCGCGTGCTTTACTTCCTTCAAACGGACCTACAATACCTGCAGCTTCCAGTTGATCGATGATTCGTCCAGCTCTGTTATAGCCCAACTTTAATTTACGTTGGATTAAAGATGTTGATCCTTGCTGATGCATGACAATTAAGCGGGCAGCATCTTCAAACAGCTGATCCCTGTCATCCATATCAAAATCTGCCAGTCCACTACCTTCTCCGTTTTCATCAACGTACTCCGGCAGCATGAAGGCTGAAGGGTAACCACGCTGACCACCGATATAATCGGATATCTGATCTACTTCAGGCGTGTCTACAAAAGCACACTGAATACGAATCAGATCACTACCCGTTGACAATAGCATATCTCCGCGACCAATCAGTTGATCAGCACCTCCTGAATCCAGGATTGTACGTGAATCGACTTTGGAAAGAACGCGGAACGCTAATCGAGCCGGGAAATTGGCTTTGATCGTACCCGTAATAATATTGACCGAAGGACGCTGTGTCGCAATAACCAGGTGTATACCTACCGCACGTGCCAATTGTGCTAGCCGTGCTATCGGCGTTTCTACCTCTTTTCCCGCTGTCATCATCAGGTCGGCAAACTCATCTACTATAAGAACTATAAATGGTAAGAATCGATGACCCTCCTCAGGGTTTAATCTGCGATTGACAAATTTTGCATTATATTCTTTTAAATTACGGACCTGACCGTTTTTAAGAAGGTCATATCGCTGGTCCATCTCGATACAAAGTGAGTTTAAGGTATTGATTACCTTCTTGGTATCCGTAATGATCGCATCATCTTCTCCCGGAAGTTTGGCTAAGAAATGACGTTCAATTTTTTTGAATAAAGAAAGCTCTACCTTTTTTGGATCCACTAGTACAAACTTTAATTCAGCAGGGTGTTTTTTATAAAGCAGAGAGGTTAGAATCGCATTGATACCAACAGATTTACCCTGACCGGTGGCACCTGCCACCAACAGGTGAGGCATTTTTGCAAGGTCTGCAATATATACTTCATTTGAAATAGTCTTACCCAATGCAATTGGAAGATCCATATCGGTCTTCTGAAACTTTTCTGTAGCCAGTACAGAACGCATAGACACCATTTCAGGCGTACTGTTAGGCACCTCTATACCAATCGTTCCTTTGCCGGGCATCGGAGCAATGATACGGATACCCAATGCCGCAAGGCTTAGTGCGATATCATCCTCCAGGTTTTTTATTTTCGAAATCCGGACACCAGGTTTAGGGATGATTTCGTAAAGCGTTACCGTTGGTCCGATGGTAGCTTTGATATGCTCGATTTCAATGCTGTAGTTACGGAGTGTATCTACAATCTTATTTTTATTAGCTTCGAGTTCTTGTTGATTAATGGTAATCTTACCACTACCGTAATCTTTCAAAAGCTCCAATGGAGGATATTGATAGCCGGACAGATCCAGTTTCGGATCATATTCCCCAAACTGAGCAACCAGATCATTGGCCGTTATAGGCTTTTCTTCTATTACTTTTTCTACCCGTAATACAGGACTGGCCGGAATATCTTCTTCCACCTCCTCTTCATCAGTATCCGGATGATCAATAGTGAAGGAGATATGAGGTGTAGAATTCGAAAGTACTTCCGGTTCCTCTTCTATAGATAAGGTCGGTTCCTCCCTGCGAGCGTTATTGTTATAAGTTTCTTCCGGTTCTCTGAATTGGTTGAACTCCTGTACCGGAGCTTTATCATTCAGATCTATAGGGTCGATAACATACTCTTCATCTTTGAGAATACGTGTATTTTTAGGACTGCTTACAGGATTACTTTCTGCATCATCGGTATCAAAAGCTAGGTCCTCATCATATATTTTCTTTTTGGACTGGAATGTGAATTTCAGATCCAGATTATAGATCAGAATAAGGACAGTCAGGTAGGCAAAGACAACAATTCCGGCCACACCTGCGCTTCCGATCTGTGCTTCCAAAAGTCTGTTGGTCCAGAATCCGAATTTACCTTCCAGAATATGGGGTGTCTTGGCAATGAAGGATTGCAAAAAGCCTAGTGTTACCGAAACATAGATAATAGCAATGGAAGAATAGAGGAGAGACTTACCTACAGGAAGTATATTTTTACGGTATAATAATCTGTATCCTGTTACGAAAAGAATAAAGATAAAGATAAAGGAAGCAATACCGAACCACTCATAAATAAACTGATTGGCTAATAAGGCTCCGAACTTTCCAAGTTTATTCTGTACCACCGGAAGGTCAATGGCATCGCTGTCAATTTCTTCAGCTGTATTGAACAAAGTACTCCAGCTTCCGTTGGATTTTGAAATATAGCTCTGATCCTCTTCCCAGGTGAAAAGGTAAGAAACAAAGGCTATGGTGAAAGCAAAACTCAGGATGAATAAAAATACACCTAATATTTTCATTATCTTTTCCTGGGTTTCACTTAATTGTACAGGTTCCGAAGGCTCTTTGTAACTTTTTGTATTATAGCTTTTTGAAGAACTTTTAGGGGCTTTCTTTGATGAGTTGTCACCACCATAGTTCTTAAATGTATTTCCTTTATTTAGCATGAAAACAATAATAATGTTCTTAGTACAAACTTAACGATTTTATATAGAAAAAATCAGACCAAAAAGCCAATTGTTTTGGTACTGTAGCATTTCTATTGTAATATACGTTTTAGTTGTGAATATGTGATTTTAGAATAGATAATGCACTATGAATAGCGTTAAATTTCTTTTAGGTAGTTTCCTTTTATGTCTGTTATTGTTTACATCCTGTAGTCTGGATAATGACGACTACGGGTATGGTGAATTGTCCGGCACAGGCGCTGTTAATGCTGTGCCTCTGGCAATCAAATTAGATATTGGTTTGGATCAGAATAAGCTCAATCTTTCTAATGAAAGTTTTGATTTCGGAGATTATTTGCCTTATCGTAATGCTTTTCCTGGTAATCGCCTTGTAAGGGTCTTTGATCGGGACAGTATCGGTAAGGGGGCACTAGTTTCTAAGCAGGTGGCTTTTGCTCCGGGTAAAATTTATTCTTTATTCGTCGTTGGTGATACGAAACTGGATGTAGTCAGCTATGAAGACAAAGCAGATGTTCCGGCAAAAGGAACCGCAAATGTACGTTTTATCAATCTGAGTCCGGATGCACCTGCACTTAATCTGGGATCTGAGGGTTCGGATACACTGCTGGTAAAAAATAAGTCTTTCAAGGAAGCCAGTGCCTACCTGACCCTGCAGACGGGAAAAAAATATAAGCTCTTTATTACATCAAATGTAAACAGAGAGTTGGTCAGTTTTGAGTTTGAACCGAAAGATCAGTCTATTTATACCATTTGGGCAAAAGGTTTGATCAATGCGACTCCGGCAAATGAGAAATTTAAATTCGGATATAAGATTATCCAGCATTTAGAATAAACTTTATACATACAACTCAATACAAACGAAGAAGGGCTCCCAAAAATTTGGAGAGCCCTTCTTTTATTTTATAGCTTTGATTACTCCGCTATGATAAGATAGTAATTCTTCTTACCTCTTTGAGCAATGATATATTTATTGTTGATCAGATTTTCTGTTGTAAAGGTTGCATCCGTTCCGGATACTTTTTCTTTATTTACAGACACACCACCACCTTCAGTCATTTTTCTGGCTTCACCTTTTGAAGGGAAGATCTGCGTTTTTGTCGCTAACAGATCTAATATGTTGATTCCTTCTGCAAGTTCGCTCTTACTGATTGTAAATTGAGGTACTCCGTCAAACACATCTAATACAGCTTCATGCTCCAGATCGCCTAAGAAATCCAGTGAACCGTTTCCGAAGAGGAATTCAGATGTTTTGAGTGCTGTCTCATAATCTTTTTCCGAGTGTGTACGGATTGTGATATCTTTTGCAAGTGCTTTTTGCACGGTGCGGGTATGAGGAGCAGCATCATGTTCTGCAATGATTGCGTCTATTTCTTCTTTTGGTTTTAGTGTAAAGATTCGGATCCAGTTTTTGGCATCATCATCTGTTGCATTCAACCAGAATTGATAATATTTATAGGGAGTTGTTTTCTTTGCATCTAACCATACAGCGCCTGATTCCGTTTTTCCAAATTTCTGACCATCTGATTTTTTGATCAGTTGGGTTGTAAGCGCAAATGCAGTTCCCTGATCCTGGCGACGGATAAATTCGGTACCGGTAACGATATTTCCCCACTGATCCGATCCGCCCATCTGTATTTTACAATTATGATGTTTCCATAGATAATAGAAGTCATACCCCTGGATCAGCTGATAAGAAAATTCTGTAAACGATAGTCCATTTTCACCTTCAAGACGTTTTTTGACAGAGTCTTTGGCCATCATGTAGTTGACTGTAATCAACTTACCAATATCGCGGATAAAATCCAGGAATTTGAAATCCTTAAACCAATCGTAGTTGTTGACCATCTTTGCATCCAGTTCACCTTCGCCAAATGTTAAGAATTTGCTCAGCTGATGCTTAAGGCTTGCAACATTGTGATTTAAAGTTTCCTCATCAAGTAAATTCCTTTCGGCCGATTTGAATGACGGATCACCGATCATTCCGGTAGCCCCGCCAACCAGTGCAACAGGCTTATGACCTGCGTTTTGAAAATGAATAAGAGTCATGATCTGTGTCAGATGTCCGACGTGAAGCGAATCACCTGTAGGATCAAAACCAATGTAACCGGATACTTTTTCTTTGTTTAACAACTCTTCAGTTCCAGGCATGATGTCTTGTAACATGCCTCTCCAACGTAATTCTTCTACAAAGTTCATAATAATACGGATAAGAAAATTTTAATTAAGTTGCAAAGATAGTAAGATTAGCTGTATCTTACGTCAAGATTTAAGATATTACGCTTTTTGCGTGATTTTATTAAGATCAGAATGAATTTTCTCTCGCATTTTTATTTCGAAAGGTATGCTACCCAGCCCGAACGCGTGTTGGGCGGAATACTGCCGGATCTGCTGAAGAATGCGGATAAGAAGTATATGTTTCATCCCAGCCGGTTTGAGACCATATTGCTGGACCATCCACAGTTTAAGCCTATTTATGAAGGTTGGAACAGACATCTGGAGGTAGACCGCATCTTTCACAACACACCGTTTTTTTTTGATCACACCCATCGTTTGCGGATTCAGATACAGGATAGCCTGAGTGGATTACCTGTTCGTCCTTCATTTTTGGCACATGTCGCGCTTGAACTGATTCTGGATCATCTGTTGTTAAAACATCAGGTAATTAATGTAGACCGCTTTTATGAGGACCTGGAAAAGGTACATCCGGATACGATTATTAAGTTTCTGAAAATTATAGGATTAGAAGATACGACTAAATTTATGTCGTATTATGAGCGTTTTGTAAACTCTAAGTACACATATGAATATGCAGATATTAGCAGAATATCATATGCATTGTTTAATATTGCAAAACGAATCTGGGATTTTGAACCGGAAGCCGGGCATCATCTCAGACTTACAGAAGAGTTGATTATGTATACAGATAAACAACTTACTGATTATAAAAGTGTCTATTTTGAAATTCAGGACAGACTTGCTTTAGCAGAATGATACTAATTAATAAACTTATAAAGTAACCTGAGGTTGCAATCTTAAAATTTACAGACAGTATGGGAAATCAACTTTTCAGAAAGAAAAGCATAGATCAGATTATTAGTGATTCTGAACATGGGGGTTCAGGATTATCCAAGATTCTTGGTATCAGGGATCTTGTTTCTTTGGGGATTGCAGCGATTGTAGGGGCTGGTATTTTCAGTACAATCGGACTGGCCAGTTTCAATGGCGGACCTGCGGTTTCGCTTCTTTTTGTTTTTGTGGCTTTTGCCTGTGTTTTTACGGCACTTTCGTATGCACAGTTTGCAAGTACCGTTCCGGTCTCCGGAAGTGCGTATACGTATGCATATGTTGCCTTTGGTGAATTGTTTGCCTGGATTATAGGCTGGGCTCTGGTACTCGAATATGCGGTATCCAATATGGTGGTCGCCATATCGTGGTCCCAATATTTTGTATCCATGCTGGAAGGTTTTGGTTTACATGTGCCCAGATGGCTCTCTATGGCACCTGCTTATGCCGTCGAAGCAAATCAGAAAATGCTGGAAGTTGGGGTTGATAAACTGACAGGTATTGATAAGCTGGCACTGGAAGCATATGTAACAGCACCCCGTATCGGAGATGTGCCTATTATCTTTGACCTCCCAGCAGGTATTATCACCTTTCTGGTGACCATACTTGTCTATGTCGGGATTAAAGAGTCTAAACGAGCCAGCAATATCATGGTCATGATCAAGGTCGGTATTATACTGGCTGTGATCTTTGGGGGATTATTTTTTGTCAAACCGGAAAACTGGACTCCGTTTGCACCTAATGGATTGGGAG
Proteins encoded in this region:
- a CDS encoding LolA family protein; translation: MKTTLWSFVVAAFMLFISNPVSAQQEAFAKKLLNQVSAKYDGYKTIKASFSFSAKQANGGTYTDAGTLYLDKKANKYLIEMKSQDLISDGKSTWTILKEEDEVQINDADQSNDNINPSNIFSFYKTGFKYVSADDEKVGATTLNVIELSPIDTKKNYFKIKLRINKASKLIYDATIFDKSGSRYTYTIKSLNGNASIATSTFTFNKSKYPGMEIVDLR
- a CDS encoding FtsK/SpoIIIE family DNA translocase, which codes for MLNKGNTFKNYGGDNSSKKAPKSSSKSYNTKSYKEPSEPVQLSETQEKIMKILGVFLFILSFAFTIAFVSYLFTWEEDQSYISKSNGSWSTLFNTAEEIDSDAIDLPVVQNKLGKFGALLANQFIYEWFGIASFIFIFILFVTGYRLLYRKNILPVGKSLLYSSIAIIYVSVTLGFLQSFIAKTPHILEGKFGFWTNRLLEAQIGSAGVAGIVVFAYLTVLILIYNLDLKFTFQSKKKIYDEDLAFDTDDAESNPVSSPKNTRILKDEEYVIDPIDLNDKAPVQEFNQFREPEETYNNNARREEPTLSIEEEPEVLSNSTPHISFTIDHPDTDEEEVEEDIPASPVLRVEKVIEEKPITANDLVAQFGEYDPKLDLSGYQYPPLELLKDYGSGKITINQQELEANKNKIVDTLRNYSIEIEHIKATIGPTVTLYEIIPKPGVRISKIKNLEDDIALSLAALGIRIIAPMPGKGTIGIEVPNSTPEMVSMRSVLATEKFQKTDMDLPIALGKTISNEVYIADLAKMPHLLVAGATGQGKSVGINAILTSLLYKKHPAELKFVLVDPKKVELSLFKKIERHFLAKLPGEDDAIITDTKKVINTLNSLCIEMDQRYDLLKNGQVRNLKEYNAKFVNRRLNPEEGHRFLPFIVLIVDEFADLMMTAGKEVETPIARLAQLARAVGIHLVIATQRPSVNIITGTIKANFPARLAFRVLSKVDSRTILDSGGADQLIGRGDMLLSTGSDLIRIQCAFVDTPEVDQISDYIGGQRGYPSAFMLPEYVDENGEGSGLADFDMDDRDQLFEDAARLIVMHQQGSTSLIQRKLKLGYNRAGRIIDQLEAAGIVGPFEGSKAREVLYPDEYSLEQYLETLRKDN
- a CDS encoding DUF4397 domain-containing protein codes for the protein MNSVKFLLGSFLLCLLLFTSCSLDNDDYGYGELSGTGAVNAVPLAIKLDIGLDQNKLNLSNESFDFGDYLPYRNAFPGNRLVRVFDRDSIGKGALVSKQVAFAPGKIYSLFVVGDTKLDVVSYEDKADVPAKGTANVRFINLSPDAPALNLGSEGSDTLLVKNKSFKEASAYLTLQTGKKYKLFITSNVNRELVSFEFEPKDQSIYTIWAKGLINATPANEKFKFGYKIIQHLE
- the tyrS gene encoding tyrosine--tRNA ligase, whose protein sequence is MNFVEELRWRGMLQDIMPGTEELLNKEKVSGYIGFDPTGDSLHVGHLTQIMTLIHFQNAGHKPVALVGGATGMIGDPSFKSAERNLLDEETLNHNVASLKHQLSKFLTFGEGELDAKMVNNYDWFKDFKFLDFIRDIGKLITVNYMMAKDSVKKRLEGENGLSFTEFSYQLIQGYDFYYLWKHHNCKIQMGGSDQWGNIVTGTEFIRRQDQGTAFALTTQLIKKSDGQKFGKTESGAVWLDAKKTTPYKYYQFWLNATDDDAKNWIRIFTLKPKEEIDAIIAEHDAAPHTRTVQKALAKDITIRTHSEKDYETALKTSEFLFGNGSLDFLGDLEHEAVLDVFDGVPQFTISKSELAEGINILDLLATKTQIFPSKGEARKMTEGGGVSVNKEKVSGTDATFTTENLINNKYIIAQRGKKNYYLIIAE